The genomic segment GACTGGGATAAAATTTGGGAAGAGATTTGCGATTTTAGAATTGCAAGAAGATATTAGAATTTAATTTTGGAAAGAGAGAGATTAAAAGATTTGCTTTTATCGGGTAGATATGAAATTCTGGCATTGCCTGAGATTCTAAAGGTAAAAACTCAGGATGATGTAATGCGGTTAGAGGATATAGCGATTCTTGTTATCAAGAAATACACAGATCTGTTTTATAGGAAATATGCAAAGCGTTTTGAGACAGGAAACTTGAATTATAATAATGTAGGTAAGCAAATGGTGCTTCCTTTTGTTTCAGAAAAAGGCGAGAAATATGTTTTACAAATAAAGAAAAAAGATGAAAAAGGAAAACCTATAAACAGAGATTTAATTAACAAAATTAAGGAATTAAAAAGAAACCTTAATAAACTCCTGAAAGAAGAGTCAGAAGAATTGCCGAGAGTTTATTTGGACTCTCATCTTTATCTTCCTATACTTGTTCAAAGCACGAAGATAGATAAAATCTCTCCAGAAGAATTAGTAGAAAGTGAAG from the bacterium genome contains:
- a CDS encoding restriction endonuclease subunit R gives rise to the protein MERERLKDLLLSGRYEILALPEILKVKTQDDVMRLEDIAILVIKKYTDLFYRKYAKRFETGNLNYNNVGKQMVLPFVSEKGEKYVLQIKKKDEKGKPINRDLINKIKELKRNLNKLLKEESEELPRVYLDSHLYLPILVQSTKIDKISPEELVESEADFVKELKEYLKRNKERFRNYKIYLLRNFPKIGVGFQLQWSGFYPDFIMWITNGKKQIMVFVDPKGLVHTKGLDDEKVVFAGFKSSDSDAITIKDIEKKLGKENVVL